Proteins encoded in a region of the Podospora pseudopauciseta strain CBS 411.78 chromosome 6, whole genome shotgun sequence genome:
- the CRC1 gene encoding carnitine transporter (COG:C; EggNog:ENOG503NTYD), with the protein MSSTSPDQKLQAVLPDAVADKIPHIPESKEELKADAKAAASTGLAQVRSFVAGGFGGVCAVVVGHPFDLVKVRLQTAEKGVYSSAIDVVKKSVAKDGLKRGLYAGVSAPLVGVTPMFAVSFWGYDLGKSIVRSTSTVSPDGNLSIAQISAAGFFSAIPMTAITAPFERVKVILQVQGQKQLAPGEKPKYSGGMDVVRQLYREGGVRSVFRGSAATLARDGPGSAAYFAAYEYCKRALTPKDPVTGEASGKLSLTAITCAGAAAGVAMWIPVFPIDTVKSRLQTAEGNVTIGGVVKGLYAKGGYKAFFPGFGPALARAVPANAATFLGVELAHQAMNKVFN; encoded by the exons ATGTCGTCCACATCCCCCGACCAGAAGCTCCAGGCTGTCCTCCCCGACGCCGTGGCCGATAAGATCCCCCACATCCCAGAAAGcaaggaggagctcaaggcGGACGCCAAGGCGGCGGCTTCGACGGGCTTGGCCCAAGTACGGTCCTTTGTCGCcggtggctttggtggtgtcTGCGCTGTGGTTGTCGGTCATCCTTTTGACTTGGTCAAGGTCAGGCTTCAGACTGCTGAGAAGGGGGTGTACTCGAGTGCGATTGatgtggtgaagaagagtgTGGCCAAGGATGGGTTGAAGAGAGGGTTGTATGCTGGTGTGAGCGCGCCCTTGGTCGGTGTTACGCCCATGT TCGCCGTCTCCTTCTGGGGCTACGACCTCGGCAAGAGCATCGTCCGCTCCACCTCTACCGTCAGCCCAGATGGCAACCTCTCCATTGCCCAGATTTCCGCCGCCGGTTTCTTCTCCGCCATCCCCATGACCGCCATTACCGCCCCCTTTGAGCGCGTCAAGGTCATCCTCCAGGTTCAGGGTCAGAAGCAGCTCGCCCCCGGGGAGAAGCCAAAGTACAGCGGCGGCATGGACGTCGTCCGCCAGCTCTACCGCGAGGGCGGTGTCCGCTCCGTCTTCCGCGGTTCCgccgccaccctcgcccGTGATGGTCCCGGTTCGGCTGCTTATTTCGCTGCGTATGAGTACTGCAAGCGGGCGCTCACCCCCAAGGATCCCGTGACTGGCGAGGCCAGCGGCAAGTTGAGCTTGACGGCTATTACCTGCGCTGGTGCCGCTGCTGGTGTGGCCATGTGGATTCCTGTCTTCCCTATCGACACGGTGAAGAGTAGGCTGCAGACTGCGGAGGGCAATGTCACGATTGGTGGCGTCGTCAAGGGCCTGTATGCCAAGGGTGGTTACAAGGCCTTCTTCCCTGGTTTCGGGCCCGCGTTGGCGAGAGCGGTCCCTGCTAATGCGGCGACCTTTTTGGGCGTAGAGCTGGCGCACCAGGCCATGAACAAGGTCTTCAACTGA
- a CDS encoding hypothetical protein (COG:S; EggNog:ENOG503NZF7), with protein MAPTTDERGVPIPTIEHDDEGFPPSPTLGASSLDLRPAIHSPDVSAKPTCNPTSNPSSPGVGADLTFSKKYLPLRELTLNSRPLVKRAIQFSCDGDLAVAADDSVHVFVPEFPDLTRRRKRIAEGGDPESSDEEETNEQKGKYNPEMFRTQYSEGSKHMPVSFPPLDPRINKELYDAEGMPFPYDKTSAPPKPQGVEKDTNGQEDGRDAGDGDQADGVEGDDDDDWEDDSDDSSVDDDPAGGGARLGSNQPYGAGSGPITSVGSSMNHVVKISWSPSELGVNRRPILGILTGAGTLAMYGDGDMAANVLGSANGYMLQRRELASWLVLWGVGERMMVPGQSPAYSEYIRTFAWAQEIGPGQALLATLNDAMEIAIISVQTVVYVEEVSEKGRAVGGPAEKTVWHVRELVRFKAEGPHLPVSTMDPDYVPCGTSFGLSFGPWLEDDGGRTCVLGYLDRNYVGFRKLRIDKPWTRGQLPKLQVENKDTHGQCVHLTTDGFIEFEQGIFHKGDMIGCRGMISTGWHPVPFEVSLASGALAETAKHKTGVCGTTYNLQHCENPIIDMVVHPPPDPARPTPTPLYTLVRLSATPTTPNWYETNVPSALAADSNSPYFQWARSIQQKLEVLVPADMYQKRAYGADDSDSDEESDDGVLMEDTLEDDEGVNYTGEGLTAIDLTTDANVAREVKVVPEVHPHRFRFHGLTLSAGGGASAVLVSAHSTQHPERGGWHTQRSQVLFSYKPRRASGRSLSMYMDDDNLNFSLVSSMSTEGKLFEYLYGGGPDVPGVHYPLSSDPRHAHVAQIFAPVVRNQKCEVCGAAVTQSMRKEDLVGCEKGHFFGICALSGLAVQKPGMTRSCGTCGFKTMRPEILLQKVPEDIKEEVKGVIGRGSCMACSGKFLN; from the exons ATGGCTCCCACAACCGACGAGAGGGGTGTTCCCATTCCGACCATCGAACATGATGACGAAGGtttccctccttctcctaCTTTGGGAGCCTCCTCTCTGGACCTCAGACCAGCTATCCACTCACCGGATGTCTCTGCCAAACCCACCTGCAATCCTACCAGcaacccttcctccccaggaGTTGGTGCAGATCTAACCTTTTCTAAAAAGTATCTTCCCCTTCGGGAGTTGACCCTCAACTCGAGACCCTTGGTCAAGCGAGCCATTCAGTTCTCATGCGATGGCGACCtagctgttgctgctgacgaCTCGGTCCATGTCTTTGTTCCCGAGTTTCCAGATCTCACCAGACGCAGGAAGAGGATCGCAGAGGGAGGCGACCCGGAGTCTTCGGATGAAGAGGAAACCAATGAACAGAAAGGCAAGTACAACCCAGAGATGTTTCGGACGCAATACTCTGAGGGTAGCAAACACATGCCCGTCTCTTTTCCGCCACTCGACCCGCGGATCAACAAGGAGCTCTACGATGCTGAAGGGATGCCTTTTCCTTACGACAAGACTTCTGCCCCGCCCAAGCCTCAGGGTGTTGAGAAGGACACAAATGGTCAAGAGGATGGCCGAGATGCCGGGGATGGTGATCAGGCCGACGGTGTCGAGggggacgacgatgacgactgGGAAGATGACTCAGACGATAGCAGTGTTGACGATGACCcagctggcggtggtgccaGACTCGGCTCCAATCAGCCATACGGCGCGGGCTCTGGCCCGATCACCAGTGTTGGCAGCAGCATGAACCACGTCGTCAAGATCAGCTGGTCGCCGTCCGAGCTCGGGGTCAACAGACGCCCGATCCTCGGCATTCTCACCGGAGCTGGGACGCTCGCCATGTACGGCGACGGTGACATGGCCGCGAACGTGCTCGGCAGCGCCAACGGGTACATGCTGCAGCGCCGTGAGCTCGCGTCCTGGCTGGTTCTTTGGGGCGTGGGCGAGCGGATGATGGTGCCCGGCCAGTCGCCCGCCTACAGCGAGTACATCCGTACGTTCGCCTGGGCGCAGGAAATTGGCCCTGGCCAGGCACTGCTGGCCACGCTGAACGATGCCATGGAGATCGCCATCATCAGCGTACAGACAGTCGTGTATGTGGAAGAGGTTTCGGAGAAGGGAAGGGCGGTAGGTGGTCCTGCCGAGAAGACGGTCTGGCATGTCCGTGAGCTTGTACGCTTCAAGGCGGAGGGGCCCCATCTGCCTGTTTCG ACCATGGATCCAGACTATGTTCCTTGCGGCACCTCCTTTGGTCTGAGCTTTGGTCCCTGGcttgaggatgatggtggacgTACGTGTGTCCTTGGATATCTCGACCGGAACTACGTCGGCTTCCGCAAACTTCGCATCGACAAACCGTGGACCAGAGGCCAGTTGCCCAAGCTTCAGGTTGAGAACAAGGACACCCACGGCCAATGTGTTCATCTGACCACGGACGGGTTTATTGAGTTTGAGCAAGGG ATCTTTCACAAGGGTGATATGATAGGCTGCCGGGGAATGATTTCTACAGGCTGGCATCCTGTTCCGTTTGAGGTTTCCCTTGCCAGTGGAGCCCTGGCTGAAACGGCGAAGCACAAGACGGGCGTCTGCGGAACCACATACAACCTCCAGCATTGCGAGAACCCCATCATTG ATATGGTTGTCCACCCCCCGCCTGACCCGGCCAGACCAACTCCGACCCCTTTGTACACCTTGGTTCGCTTGTCTGCCACGCCTACCACGCCGAACTGGTATGAGACCAACGTCCCTTCTGCTCTCGCCGCGGACTCCAACAGTCCTTACTTTCAGTGGGCTCGCTCAATCCAACAAAAGCTGGAGGTATTGGTCCCAGCCGACATGTACCAGAAGCGTGCCTACGGTGCCGACGACAGCGATTCGGATGAGGAGTCTGACGACGGCGTTCTCATGGAAGATACCCTTGAGGATGACGAAGGTGTTAATTACACGGGCGAAGGACTCACGGCTATCGACCTCACCACGGATGCTAATGTCGCCAGGGAGGTCAAGGTTGTCCCCGAGGTCCACCCTCATCGGTTCCGTTTCCATGGTCTTACCTTGTctgctggcggcggcgccTCTGCTGTCTTGGTTTCTGCCCACAGCACGCAGCATCCCGAGCGAGGCGGTTGGCACACGCAGCGCTCGCAGGTCTTGTTCAGCTACAAACCTCGTCGCGCCTCGGGCCGTTCCCTGAGTATGTACATGGACGACGACAACCTGAACTTTTCCTTGGTGAGTTCCATGAGCACCGAGGGGAAACTGTTTGAGTATCTCTACGGCGGCGGCCCCGACGTGCCAGGCGTGCACTACCCGCTGTCGTCGGATCCCCGACACGCACATGTTGCTCAGATCTTTGCTCCTGTGGTTAGGAACCAAAAGTGCGAGGTTTGCGGGGCGGCCGTCACGCAAAGCATGAGGAAGGAGGACCTGGTTGGGTGTGAGAAGGGACATTTCTTTGGCATTTGTGCTCTGAGCGGGCTTGCTGTGCAGAAGCCGGGTATGACGCGGAGCTGCGGGACATGCGGGTTCAAGACGATGAGGCCGGAGATTTTGCTGCAAAAGGTTCCCGAGGAtatcaaggaggaggtcaagggggTTATTGGACGGGGGAGCTGCATGGCTTGCTCGGGAAAGTTTCTCAACTAG
- the GPI8 gene encoding glycosylphosphatidylinositol anchor biosynthesis (COG:O; MEROPS:MER0002477; BUSCO:EOG09262M0W; EggNog:ENOG503NTZT) — protein MAYVMLGHLLDWPWHCETTATRQESRPSSTRLPQHHDLPTNITNTTKMKLSSLLLPAFLLAGPSLAEHTSNWAVLVCTSRFWFNYRHLANVLSIYRTVKRLGIPDSQIILMLPDDMACNPRNAFPGTVYSNADRAVDLYGDNIEVDYRGYEVTVENFIRLLTDRVGEEMPRSKRLLTDDRSNILVYMTGHGGNEFLKFQDAEEIGAWDLADAFEQMWEKRRYHEILFMIDTCQANTMYSKLYSPNIIATGSSELDQSSYSHHADNDIGVAVIDRYTYYNLEFLESEVKDTSSKKTVGDLFDSYTYEKIHSHAGVRYDLFKGGAEEARRRLVTDFFGNVQNVEVDSRKGETNASFEEEMVRLSRTIAELHTRAEEQEAAERNATASAAKTGKKQQQPRKIQRVAKPLTDDNWWTKKIVGATALAGCAALWGLGSYLEGVV, from the exons ATGGCTTATGTAATGCTTGGCCATCTGTTAGATTGGCCTTGGCACTGTGAAACGACCGCGAC ACGCCAAGAATCCCGACCATCGTCCACTCGTTTGCCACAACACCACGACCTacccaccaacatcaccaacaccaccaagatgaagctctcctccctcctcctccccgccttccTCCTGGCCGGcccctccctcgccgaaCACACCTCCAACTGGGCCGTCCTAGTCTGCACCTCCCGCTTCTGGTTCAACTACCGCCACCTCGCCAACGTCCTCTCCATCTACCGCACCGTCAAACGCCTCGGCATCCCCGACTCTCAAATCATCCTGATGCTCCCCGACGACATGGCCTGTAACCCGCGCAACGCCTTCCCAGGCACAGTCTACTCCAATGCCGACCGCGCCGTCGACCTCTACGGCGACAACATCGAGGTCGACTACCGCGGCTACGAGGTCACAGTCGAGAACttcatccgcctcctcacCGACCGCGTAGGCGAGGAGATGCCCCGGTCCAAACGTCTCCTCACCGACGACCGCTCCAACATCCTAGTCTACATGACCGGCCACGGGGGCAACGAGTTCCTCAAGTTCCAAGACGCGGAGGAGATTGGCGCCTGGGATCTGGCCGATGCGTTTGAGCAGATGTGGGAGAAGAGACGGTACCACGAGATCCTGTTCATGATCGACACCTGCCAGGCAAACACCATGTACAGCAAGCTCTACTCGCCCAACATCATCGCCACGGGCAGCTCCGAGCTCGACCAGTCGAGCTACTCCCACCATGCCGACAACGACATCGGGGTCGCCGTCATTGACCGGTATACATACTACAATCTTGAGTTCCTCGAGTCCGAGGTCAAGGACACGTCGAGCAAGAAGACGGTCGGCGACCTTTTTGACAGTTACACCTACGAGAAGATTCATAGTCATGCTGGAGTGAGATACGACCTCTTCAAGGGCGGGGCGGAAGAGGCAAGGAGACGGCTAGTGACGGATTTCTTTGGAAATGTCCAGAATGTTGAGGTGGACAGCAGAAAGGGGGAGACAAACGCCtcgtttgaggaggagatggtcaGGCTGAGCAGGACGATCGCGGAACTACACACACGAgcggaggagcaggaggctgCCGAGAGGAATGCTACTGCCTCTGCGGCCAAGACGGGgaagaagcagcaacagccaagAAAGATTCAGCGGGTTGCGAAGCCGCTGACGGATGATAACTGGTGGACCAAGAAGATTGTTGGCGCGACGGCGCTGGCTGGGTGTGCGGCgctttgggggttggggtcgTATCTTGAGGGTGTGGTATGA
- a CDS encoding hypothetical protein (EggNog:ENOG503NV8K; COG:G), with protein MGRPPAYLFVVRHGYRLDAADKQWHLSSPAPYDPPLTYSGWQQCKNLGGRIASILQERVKVDELEARMNPDPNRKRKRYKVVLHSSPFLRCIQTSIAIGAGLAQDSTPFGPSDLDSRPPTPPPALEGRPRPPNIITDPPQKPVKIRKSVLRLDAFLGEWLSPTYFELITPPPESVMMLASAKSELLRREDYSHYPPFSGHHHSNSQGHLWSPTGRPSPASPPSDGGYDSLGSMVTLSNALPRSPSIGSQSSITSSLSTRPSTLKIELGVRGYVSPVPHYAVSNNNTIPPGYVAHAKDACVKVDYQWDSRGPPLDWGDGGSFPEEWASMHKRFRSGVQKLVNWYTTAEHPTDMVTKFAFQPVRRGSDGTDSEDDDVETEAVVIMVSHGAGCNALIGAITHQPVLMDVGMASLTMAVRKPEVHDVDTTNVNDLPPVHQLYDLKLFANSDHIRSPPTTPNPSRSPSVSVASVLNGPRGRHMSFSSTLSNFSWNDNNNSRGSSANMALNGLRRTTSNTYSSTPTTGSKLSYGINSGGGITVGSGVTSFTANKGSTFGHRPSIGLWSPISSQPEEDEDDDFLLPNFGDADRKPASSETPEQVDGAATPTPVPGTTNNLDSFNLSVSPRGTTERIPTPSFSPVTTPKAESSEQLGDGPGGLWGGNGPRPPEDADRLRDTSCTKRRWTVTERS; from the exons ATGGGGCGCCCACCGGCGTACCTGTTCGTGGTGAG ACACGGGTACCGGCTAGATGCTGCCGACAAGCAGTGGCATCTCTCATCGCCGGCTCCTTACGACCCACCTCTCACTTACAGCGGTTGGCAGCAATGCAAGAATTTGGGTGGCCGAATTGCTTCGATTCTTCAGGAAAGAGTAAAGGTAGACGAGCTTGAGGCGAGGATGAACCCAGATCCAAACAGGAAGCGAAAACGATACAAGGTGGTCTTGCACAGTTCGCCGTTTCTTCGATGCATCCAGACTTCAATCGCTATCGGCGCGGGACTGGCACAGGACTCGACCCCCTTTGGACCTTCCGATCTGGACTCGCGGCcgcccactccccctcccgcgCTCGAGGGACGACCACGGCCACCAAATATCATTACTGACCCGCCACAGAAACCTGTCAAAATTCGAAAGTCTGTTTTACGACTGGACGCGTTCCTTGGAGAATGGCTTTCGCCCACCTACTTCGAACTCAtcaccccaccccccgagTCTGTTATGATGCTTGCTTCTGCCAAGTCAGAGCTCCTTAGACGGGAAGACTATAGTCACTACCCACCCTTCAGTGGCCATCACCATTCCAATTCCCAAGGTCACCTCTGGAGTCCGACAGGTCGACCAAGCCCGGCTTCACCACCTAGTGACGGAGGATATGATAGCCTTGGGAGCATGGTTACCCTGAGTAACGCTTTGCCTAGGAGTCCCAGCATCGGCAGCCAGAGTAGCATAACGAGCAGCCTGAGCACGAGACCCTCTACTCTTAAAATCGAGCTCGGCGTCCGCGGATACGTGTCGCCGGTGCCACACTACGCTGTTAGCAACAACAATACTATCCCACCAGGCTATGTGGCTCATGCCAAGGATGCGTGTGTAAAGGTTGACTACCAATGGGACTCCAGAGGACCCCCTCTGGActggggtgatggtggaagcTTCCCGGAGGAGTGGGCCAGCATGCACAAGAGGTTCCGCAGTGGCGTCCAGAAGCTGGTTAACTGGTATACGACGGCGGAACATCCCACAGATATGGTGACGAAGTTTGCTTTTCAGCCTGTTAGGAGAGGATCGGATGGCACCGACtctgaagatgatgatgtcgagacGGAGGCGGTTGTCATCATGGTGTCTCATGGTGCCGGCTGCAATGCTTTGATCGGGGCGATTACTCATCAGCCTGTGCTCATGGACGTCGGCATGGCCTCCTTGACCATGGCTGTACGGAAACCCGAGGTTCATGATGTGGACACTACCAACGTCAACGACCTGCCGCCTGTACATCAGTTGTATGACCTCAAGTTGTTTGCGAACAGTGATCACATTAGATCGCCGCCTACAACACCCAACCCTTCCCGATCTCCCTCGGTCTCGGTGGCCAGTGTTTTGAACGGTCCTCGAGGGCGGCACATGTCGTTTTCTTCAACCTTGAGCAACTTTTCCTggaacgacaacaacaactcccGTGGGTCGTCGGCAAATATGGCTCTGAATGGGCTTAGAAGGACCACTTCGAACACATACAGCAGCACACCAACAACTGGCAGCAAGCTCTCTTATGGTATCAACAGCGGAGGAGGCATTACTGTTGGGAGTGGCGTCACTTCTTTCACGGCAAACAAGGGGTCGACCTTTGGGCATAGGCCGTCGATCGGTCTCTGGTCTCCAATCTCTTCTCAGCCggaagaggacgaagacgacgattTCTTGTTGCCCAACTTTGGCGATGCGGACCGGAAGCCAGCTTCGTCCGAGACGCCAGAGCAGGTGGATGGTGCAGCAACCCCTACCCCTGTTCCTGGCACTACCAACAACCTGGATTCGTTCAACCTCTCTGTTAGTCCTAGAGGGACTACCGAAAGGATCCCCACCCCGTCATTTTCTCCCGTCACGACTCCCAAGGCGGAATCGTCGGAGCAGCTCGGGGATGGGCCTGGCGGGCTGTGGGGTGGCAACGGACCCAGGCCCCCTGAGGATGCAGATCGGTTGAGAGATACCAGCTGTACAAAGAGACGGTGGACTGTCACTGAGCGGAGTTGA
- a CDS encoding hypothetical protein (EggNog:ENOG503PABQ; COG:S) — translation MGQDLGIDLRKELGLRGGSNGNDGSSTAGLIESFPPPPPPAKEPHHMMAKKKPSQSSLNSTSPTEPPNRPLPPRPVSKLGGGLSRSTTNASGFTAITPLPPPSLPPPSVPPPSVPAPNRPPPPKPLPLSVRPQVPLGMNPPTRPGTSTTAKTTTSAATAMELPPVSTTDSKPRMSWTSTAASSLNVRRRIKYGQGKYSSVELVPQPSDDPDDPLNWPTWRKEVNFWSLMLMVAMTGVTKTIFVTVNAQVSQLYGVSYTAAAALTGVPLILSAITGLGCLIAARMVGKRPFYLGSLISFFIGTVWSTNVGFEGAYGQCMAARVFQGLGWGAWDALVLGSIQDTFFEHERNIKITIHAITTTATLWFPPILGGVASQSSAGFTLQFTILSSFFALAIPAIALGCPETVFDRAYTLSAAASAAPTPGTGLSGLGLTGTGRYKTSLPLAPYRLLSWETACTYLAKLHPYTYSTPISPSLLLQAPRAMLAPTTLLLFLVSFLPISALWSFSSSLSLIFHPLPLSLPPSSIGLFFFGPFLLSLIPVITFNYFYRKYSTIFTSTPKIHLFVTALGLVLSFIGILTFSLHISSSLTPDPDSLMATGAKVNLPAVGFVFGLLAMGAATLEHGLQRVTIGESTAFTSRNLGVKMRNEVDMGFGVEFYRKVMMGVFVMGTQTGNWVVFEGLRGLGLGLGVAVVVLGGGLATGWWLWGGMIKGGDGWAVGGVDLGEMGNEGAGIKRSGSFFDTD, via the exons atggggCAGGACCTTGGGATAGACCTGAGGAAGGAGCTGGGGCTCAGAGGGGGGAGTAATGGGAACGATGGGAGCAGCACAGCGGGATTGATCGAGTCgtttccaccaccgcctcctccagcaaagGAACCGCATCATAtgatggccaagaagaagccatcACAGTCATCGTTGAACTCGACTAGTCCGACGGAGCCGCCAAATCGCCCATTACCACCGAGGCCGGTATCaaagttgggaggggggttatCGAGGAGTACGACGAATGCGAGTGGGTTCACTGCCATCACACCATTACCACCTCCTAGCTTGCCTCCACCGAGTGTACCGCCACCAAGCGTGCCGGCACCAAAtcgaccacctccaccgAAGCCATTACCTTTGAGTGTTAGGCCACAGGTGCCGTTGGGTATGAATCCGCCCACCAGACCAGGGACATCAACTACGGCGAAGACGACGACATCAGCAGCGACCGCAATGGAGCTTCCACCTGTTTCAACGACAGACTCAAAACCGAGAATGTCATGGACTTCGACGGCGGCGTCATCGTTGAATGTGCGGCGGAGGATAAAGTACGGACAGGGAAAGTATAGCAGTGTGGAATTGGTCCCTCAGCCGAGTGATGACCCGGATGATCCATTG AACTGGCCCACATGGCGCAAAGAAGTCAACTTTTGGTCACTCATGTTGATGGTTGCCATGACAGGGGTGACAAAGACGATATTTGTGACGGTTAATGCTCAAGTCTCCCAATTATATGGCGTGTCGTATACGGCTGCGGCCGCGTTGACCGGTGTGCCGCTGATTTTGTCGGCCATTACAGGGCTGGGGTGTTTAATTGCAGCGAGGATGGTTGGGAAGAGGCCGTTTTATCTGGGGTCGCTGATCTCGTTTTTCATCGGGACGGTGTGGAGCACCAATGTTGGTTTTGAGGGTGCGTATGGGCAGTGTATGGCTGCGAGGGTGTTTCAggggctgggctggggagcGTGGGATGcgctggtgttggggagtATTCAGGATACGTTCTTT gaacacGAACGCAACATCAAGATCACCATACACGCCATCACTACCACGGCCACCCTCTGgttcccccccatcctcggcGGCGTCGCCTCTCAATCCTCCGCCGGCTTCACTCTGCAATTCACCATCCTCAGCAGCTTCTTCGCCCTCGCTATCCCGGCCATCGCCTTGGGCTGCCCAGAAACAGTTTTCGACCGAGCATACACCCTctctgccgccgcctccgccgctcCCACACCAGGGACCGGCCTTTCCGGCCTTGGCCTCACCGGCACAGGCAGATACAAAACCTCCCTCCCGCTCGCGCCCTATAGGCTCCTCTCCTGGGAAACAGCCTGTACCTACCTCGCCAAACTCCATCCCTACACTTATTCCACCCCtatttccccctccctcctcctccaagcccccAGAGCAATGCTcgcacccaccaccctcctcctcttcctcgtctccttcctccccatctccgcCCTCTGGTCTTTTTCgtcttccctctccctcatcttccaccccctccccttaagcctccccccatcctccatcgGCCTGTTCTTCTTTGGTCCGTTTCtgctctccctcatcccaGTCATaacctttaattatttttaccGGAAGTACTCCACAatcttcacctccacccccaaaatccaCCTGTTCGTCACTGCGCTAGGGTTAGTCCTCTCGTTTATCGGAATTTTGACCTTCTCCCTCCACATCAGCAGCTCGCTCACTCCCGATCCCGATTCTCTCATGGCAACAGGCGCGAAAGTCAACCTCCCGGCGGTGGGGTTCGTCTTTGGACTTTTGGCAATGGGGGCTGCGACGCTGGAGCACGGGCTTCAGAGAGTGACGATTGGGGAGTCGACTGCTTTCACGAGCAGGAACTTGGGTGTCAAGATGAGGAATGAAGTTGATatggggtttggggtggaGTTTTACCGCAAGGTTATGATGGGTGTTTTTGTCATGGGGACGCAGACGGGGAACTGGGTTGTGtttgaggggttgaggggatTGGggcttgggttgggggttgcggtggtggttttggggggtgggttggcgacggggtggtggttgtggggggGGATGATCAAGGGGGGGGACGGATgggctgttgggggggttgatttgggggagatgggcaATGAGGGGGCGGGGATAAAGAGGAGTGGGAGTTTCTTTGATACTGACTAA
- a CDS encoding hypothetical protein (EggNog:ENOG503P33P; COG:S), which produces MPPDTPLNSLPNEASFAIFPFSLLLSILNDLPTSDLLPLTAVSHHFSSIALRIFHHRLHNLAVSLSPSGRHKLILECYHPTAKISTPYLYCEYLSTDQFYDESSDSALRNSLGEVYSHFKPVLQDENRRPRTRYPRRRPEPEEEEEKTVPHQDIYLDADEGFSQLCVITNLVKLGPKPGLFLSHVNISEGLIRLKRNFLSTASSNRTAESEVLWADTKQTIGLKFKIEEKDTGIERPVLVAEGEELPVAYRLQFEELVVRTGELLEAFEGAERQEGEVDGEGREGRAVVIAAF; this is translated from the exons ATGCCTCCGGATACCCCCCTCAACTCGCTCCCCAACGAGGCAAGCTTCGCCATCTTCCCCTTTTCT ctcctcctaTCAATCCTCAACGACCTCCCCACctccgacctcctccccctcaccgcCGTCTCCCACCActtctcctccatcgccctccgcatcttccaccaccgcctccacaacctcgccgtctccctctccccctccggcCGCCACAAGCTCATCCTAGAATGCTACCACCCCACCGCCAAAATCTCCACCCCCTACCTCTACTGCGAATACTTATCAACCGATCAGTTCTACGATGAGTCTTCCGACTCTGCCCTGCGGAACAGTCTAGGAGAAGTCTACTCCCACTTCAAACCCGTTCTCCAAGACGAGAACCGCCGTCCTCGAACGCGCTATCCCCGACGACGACCTGAacctgaagaagaggaggagaaaacTGTTCCCCATCAGGATATCTACCTTGATGCTGATGAGGGGTTTTCTCAACTCTGCGTTATCACGAATCTAGTCAAGCTCGGACCGAAGCCTGGGCTTTTTCTGTCACACGTTAACATCTCCGAGGGGCTTATCCGTCTTAAACGTAACTTTCTGTCGACGGCATCGTCAAATAGGACAGCAGAGTCAGAGGTACTGTGGGCAGATACGAAGCAGACTATCGGACTCAAGTTCAAGATTGAAGAAAAGGACACAGGAATAGAAAGGCCGGTattggtggcggagggggaggaactGCCGGTGGCGTACAGGCTGCAGTTTGAGGAGTTGGTCGTCAGAACGGGGGAGTTGCTAGAGGCGTTTGAGGGGGCCGAGAggcaggagggggaggttgatggcgaAGGAAGAGAAGGTAGGGCTGTGGTTATTGCTGCTTTTTGA